A part of Ammoniphilus sp. CFH 90114 genomic DNA contains:
- a CDS encoding cell wall hydrolase, whose translation MKNNLTVLTIVVFFVGSIAFNNNHWVAEAKEWDQADEIQNVSELKHHIQDGSTKKMKDSMIRQPVAEPDLTQEEVQQEMTLQEPELKPEPLPEPKPEPQAVAPKQSKPAASTQAPQDLQWLARIIHAEAKGEQMLGKVAVGAVVLNRVKHEEFPKSIYKVIHQKNKKGKYQFQPVANGKIHNQPDQDSIEAAKLAMKGNDPTNGALFFYNPKLSRSNWMANLPKKAQIGNHIFAGS comes from the coding sequence ATGAAAAACAATTTAACTGTGTTAACTATAGTCGTTTTCTTTGTAGGATCTATAGCCTTTAACAACAACCATTGGGTGGCTGAAGCGAAGGAATGGGATCAGGCTGACGAGATTCAGAATGTAAGTGAGCTTAAGCACCATATCCAAGATGGATCTACAAAGAAGATGAAAGATAGCATGATTCGGCAACCTGTTGCTGAGCCAGATTTGACACAGGAGGAAGTACAACAAGAAATGACTCTACAGGAGCCGGAACTAAAACCTGAACCTCTGCCAGAGCCGAAGCCAGAGCCCCAGGCAGTTGCGCCGAAGCAAAGTAAGCCCGCTGCTAGTACGCAAGCACCCCAAGATCTCCAGTGGTTAGCGCGCATTATCCACGCGGAAGCGAAGGGAGAGCAGATGTTGGGGAAGGTAGCTGTTGGAGCCGTTGTTCTTAACCGAGTTAAGCATGAAGAGTTTCCGAAGAGTATCTACAAAGTCATTCATCAAAAGAACAAAAAAGGGAAGTATCAATTCCAGCCAGTAGCCAATGGCAAGATTCATAATCAGCCTGACCAAGATTCAATCGAAGCCGCTAAACTAGCCATGAAGGGGAACGACCCAACCAACGGGGCCCTCTTCTTTTATAACCCAAAATTATCCCGCAGTAATTGGATGGCAAACTTGCCTAAGAAGGCCCAGATTGGAAACCATATTTTTGCTGGAAGCTAG
- a CDS encoding MFS transporter, whose protein sequence is MNTGSDSHRQALLFNKRLFLSLPIFSWALYDLANTIFSSNVITIFFPFYLQQVIGGSEVMNQLASTFISYANAIASFFIVVFSPLLGVMIDRTGRKKRYLIPFTLSCITATLMMGLIAMWDSPKTEGGLPISIVLVILLFMVAKFFYNTSLIFYDAMLPDLVQGEKETPVVSGFGVALGYVGTLIGLGIYPFIGDQYHWAFIPSAVLFFVFSLPMMFLYKEKGAARQNERSFLSGYKEILESLREMKAYPAVWLFMIAYFFFNDAIATAIAMMAIYAKTIAGFTTGQFILLYLVSTVTAIVGSFVFGYIHRAVGSKKAVASVAVILMVAIALASGAVNQVMFWIAGSLYGVAMGAMWATSRTFIIELTPEEKRGQFFGLFAFSGKVSSIVGPVLYGTITLVLAETGNLASRIALGSLIILVAIGIIVLMRIKTS, encoded by the coding sequence ATGAATACAGGGTCAGATTCTCATAGGCAAGCCTTACTATTCAATAAGCGTCTTTTCCTGAGTCTGCCGATTTTCTCGTGGGCACTCTATGACCTTGCGAATACGATATTTTCCTCCAACGTAATCACGATTTTTTTCCCATTCTATTTACAGCAAGTCATTGGCGGCAGTGAGGTAATGAACCAGCTAGCTAGCACCTTTATTTCGTATGCCAACGCGATCGCTAGCTTTTTTATCGTTGTATTCTCTCCATTGTTAGGCGTCATGATTGACCGAACGGGAAGGAAGAAGCGGTATCTTATTCCTTTTACCTTGAGCTGTATTACCGCTACCCTTATGATGGGGCTGATTGCGATGTGGGACAGCCCGAAGACCGAAGGGGGCCTGCCAATCTCCATCGTTCTGGTTATTCTCTTATTTATGGTCGCTAAGTTTTTTTATAATACTTCACTTATCTTTTATGATGCTATGCTTCCTGATTTAGTTCAAGGGGAGAAGGAGACTCCTGTTGTATCGGGGTTCGGGGTCGCATTAGGATATGTTGGTACTTTAATTGGACTAGGTATTTATCCTTTTATTGGAGACCAATATCATTGGGCTTTTATTCCTTCTGCAGTGCTGTTCTTTGTTTTCTCTCTCCCGATGATGTTCTTGTATAAGGAAAAAGGGGCAGCTAGGCAGAATGAGAGGTCATTTCTTAGCGGCTACAAGGAAATCTTAGAAAGTCTACGCGAGATGAAAGCTTACCCGGCAGTTTGGCTGTTTATGATTGCGTACTTCTTTTTTAACGATGCGATTGCTACCGCAATTGCCATGATGGCTATCTATGCCAAGACCATTGCCGGATTTACGACAGGCCAGTTCATTTTGCTTTATTTGGTATCTACGGTAACTGCGATTGTAGGTTCTTTTGTTTTCGGTTATATTCATCGAGCTGTGGGGTCGAAAAAAGCAGTGGCATCCGTTGCTGTGATTCTCATGGTGGCTATTGCGCTAGCCAGTGGGGCTGTGAACCAGGTAATGTTTTGGATAGCAGGAAGTTTGTATGGTGTAGCCATGGGGGCGATGTGGGCGACTTCGAGGACGTTTATTATTGAATTAACACCAGAGGAGAAAAGAGGACAATTCTTCGGTCTATTCGCTTTCTCAGGAAAGGTCTCTTCCATTGTTGGACCCGTACTTTATGGCACAATCACCCTTGTACTCGCTGAAACCGGAAATTTAGCAAGCCGAATCGCTTTAGGGTCACTTATTATCTTGGTGGCTATAGGTATAATTGTCTTGATGAGAATCAAAACAAGTTAA
- a CDS encoding chemotaxis protein CheW codes for MEMDQSSLATVDALNDLLKIVIFRINDEDYGIDVTLVNSIERMTNVTRVPNVNDYIIGVMNLRGSVIPTIDLRKRFGLPSEPYNEDTRIIVLSLEEIEVGIVVDSCSDVTDINRSEIEPPPTVVGGIESTYIQGVTKMDRRLIILLDMEKTLKS; via the coding sequence ATGGAAATGGATCAATCATCTTTAGCAACCGTCGATGCCCTTAATGATTTGTTAAAGATTGTTATCTTTCGCATTAATGATGAAGACTATGGAATTGATGTTACATTAGTCAATTCCATTGAAAGAATGACAAATGTAACACGTGTCCCGAATGTCAACGATTATATCATTGGTGTGATGAATCTCAGGGGGTCGGTCATCCCGACGATAGATCTTCGCAAGCGCTTTGGACTTCCGTCTGAACCTTACAATGAAGACACAAGAATCATTGTCCTTAGCCTAGAGGAGATTGAAGTTGGTATTGTAGTGGATAGCTGCAGTGATGTCACGGACATAAACCGAAGTGAAATTGAGCCCCCTCCAACCGTTGTTGGTGGAATTGAATCTACCTATATTCAAGGGGTTACGAAGATGGACCGCCGTCTCATTATCTTGTTGGACATGGAGAAGACGTTAAAAAGCTAG
- a CDS encoding DUF3231 family protein yields MYMLDVIKSAFAPYMDGEKPPLHIGEAFNLWYYYSGVVQSKRATEVGFNTTQDEELKKVLEDLMRNVHDPILRELTEFLRNEAVSLPQTTPEKPTVGDFKDIPEGVKLTDVEIANSINWNELMGIQIATRGIIESTRADVGAMFARFQVMKLTWALTMKQLLQKREWISIPPYINK; encoded by the coding sequence ATGTATATGCTAGACGTTATTAAATCTGCATTTGCTCCTTATATGGACGGAGAAAAGCCTCCACTACATATCGGCGAAGCATTTAATCTTTGGTACTATTATTCTGGCGTAGTTCAATCCAAACGAGCCACTGAAGTCGGGTTTAATACAACTCAGGATGAGGAATTAAAAAAGGTGCTTGAGGATTTAATGAGAAATGTTCATGATCCCATTCTCAGAGAACTAACAGAATTCCTTCGTAACGAGGCTGTATCCCTCCCACAAACAACTCCGGAGAAACCAACCGTGGGAGACTTTAAAGATATTCCTGAGGGAGTTAAACTTACTGATGTTGAGATTGCCAACAGTATCAATTGGAATGAACTCATGGGAATTCAAATCGCTACCAGAGGAATTATTGAGTCAACACGAGCAGATGTAGGAGCTATGTTTGCCAGATTCCAAGTGATGAAATTAACCTGGGCGTTAACAATGAAGCAACTACTTCAAAAGCGCGAATGGATCAGTATCCCACCCTACATTAACAAATAA
- the groL gene encoding chaperonin GroEL (60 kDa chaperone family; promotes refolding of misfolded polypeptides especially under stressful conditions; forms two stacked rings of heptamers to form a barrel-shaped 14mer; ends can be capped by GroES; misfolded proteins enter the barrel where they are refolded when GroES binds) has translation MAKDIRFSEEARRAMLRGVDTLANAVKVTLGPKGRNVVLEKKFGSPLITNDGVTIAKEIELEDAFENMGAQLVKEVATKTNDVAGDGTTTATVLAQAMIREGLKNVTSGANPMVIRKGIEKAVRAAVEEIKNISKTVETKESIAQVAAISAADDEIGTLIAEAMEKVGKEGVITVEESKGFNTELDVVEGMQFDRGYVSPYMITDTDKMEAVLENPYILITDKKISSIQEILPVLEKVVQQGKPLLIISEDLEGEALATLVVNKLRGTFTAVAVKAPGFGDRRKAMLEDIAVLTGGQVITEDLGLDLKAATIQHLGTAGRVVVSKENTTIVEGAGDKANIEARVKQIRAQVETTTSDFDKEKLQERLAKLAGGVAVIKVGAATETELKEKKLRIEDALNATRAAVEEGIVSGGGTALINVVKAVEAVQVEGDEATGARIVLRALEEPVRIIASNAGLEGSVIVERLKNEPVGTGINAATGEWVNMIDAGIVDPAKVTRSALQNAASVAAMFLTTEAVIADKPEEKGAGMPDMGGMGGMGGMGGMM, from the coding sequence ATGGCAAAGGATATTAGATTTAGTGAAGAAGCTCGCCGCGCTATGCTTCGTGGTGTGGATACTCTAGCTAATGCGGTTAAAGTAACTCTAGGACCAAAAGGCCGTAACGTAGTTCTTGAGAAGAAGTTTGGATCTCCTCTTATCACAAACGATGGTGTTACCATTGCAAAGGAAATCGAACTAGAAGATGCATTCGAAAACATGGGTGCTCAATTAGTTAAAGAAGTAGCTACGAAGACAAACGACGTAGCGGGTGACGGTACAACAACGGCAACGGTATTGGCTCAAGCTATGATCCGTGAAGGTTTGAAAAACGTTACTTCCGGAGCTAACCCAATGGTTATCCGCAAGGGTATCGAAAAGGCTGTTCGTGCAGCGGTTGAAGAGATTAAGAATATCTCTAAAACTGTTGAAACGAAAGAATCCATTGCACAAGTTGCTGCGATCTCTGCTGCTGATGACGAAATCGGTACGTTGATTGCAGAAGCTATGGAAAAGGTAGGTAAGGAAGGCGTTATCACAGTAGAAGAGTCCAAAGGATTCAATACTGAACTAGATGTGGTTGAAGGTATGCAATTTGACCGCGGATACGTATCTCCTTACATGATCACTGACACTGACAAGATGGAAGCTGTTCTTGAGAATCCTTACATCTTGATCACAGATAAGAAGATCTCTAGCATTCAAGAAATTTTACCAGTACTAGAGAAAGTTGTACAACAAGGCAAGCCGTTGTTGATCATCTCTGAAGATCTAGAAGGGGAAGCTCTTGCAACTCTAGTAGTGAATAAGCTTCGTGGAACTTTCACTGCTGTAGCAGTTAAGGCTCCTGGATTTGGAGATCGTCGTAAGGCTATGCTTGAAGATATCGCGGTATTAACTGGCGGTCAAGTAATCACAGAAGATCTTGGTTTAGACCTTAAGGCTGCAACGATCCAACATCTTGGTACTGCAGGACGTGTAGTTGTTTCTAAAGAAAACACTACAATCGTTGAAGGTGCTGGAGATAAAGCTAACATCGAAGCTCGCGTGAAGCAAATCCGTGCACAAGTAGAAACGACTACTTCTGATTTCGATAAAGAAAAGCTTCAAGAGCGCTTGGCTAAATTAGCTGGCGGTGTAGCGGTTATTAAAGTTGGTGCTGCTACTGAAACTGAGCTTAAAGAGAAGAAGCTTCGCATTGAAGATGCTCTTAACGCAACTCGTGCTGCTGTTGAAGAAGGTATCGTATCCGGTGGTGGTACTGCCTTGATCAACGTGGTTAAAGCTGTAGAAGCTGTTCAAGTAGAAGGAGACGAAGCAACTGGTGCTCGCATCGTACTTCGTGCACTTGAAGAACCAGTTCGTATTATCGCTAGCAATGCTGGTTTGGAAGGTTCCGTTATCGTTGAGCGCTTAAAGAATGAGCCAGTTGGAACTGGAATCAATGCAGCAACAGGTGAGTGGGTAAACATGATCGATGCGGGTATCGTTGACCCTGCTAAGGTTACTCGTTCCGCTCTTCAAAATGCAGCATCCGTTGCAGCTATGTTCTTAACAACTGAAGCTGTAATCGCCGACAAGCCTGAAGAAAAAGGTGCTGGAATGCCTGATATGGGCGGCATGGGCGGAATGGGTGGCATGGGCGGCATGATGTAA
- the groES gene encoding co-chaperone GroES translates to MLRPLGDRVVIEAIAKEETTASGIVLPDTAKEKPQEGRVVAVGSGRIENGERVALEVKEGDKVIFSKYAGTEVKFGDKELLIMRESDILAILQ, encoded by the coding sequence GTGTTAAGACCATTAGGTGATCGCGTGGTTATCGAAGCAATTGCTAAGGAAGAGACAACAGCAAGTGGGATCGTTCTACCAGACACAGCAAAGGAAAAGCCTCAAGAGGGCCGCGTTGTAGCTGTAGGTTCTGGACGTATTGAGAACGGAGAGCGCGTTGCCCTTGAAGTGAAAGAAGGCGACAAAGTTATCTTCTCTAAGTACGCTGGTACTGAAGTGAAATTCGGTGACAAAGAATTGTTGATCATGCGTGAAAGCGACATTCTTGCTATCTTACAATAA
- the tatC gene encoding twin-arginine translocase subunit TatC translates to MNDKEMSMVDHLSELRKRLIWVISFFILFMIIGFVVAPTLVEHLKNDPAASNISWHVFGFSDALRIYMQVAFIIAVILTLPVILFHVWRFMSPGLTQVEQRALLIYIPFAIILLLLGLSFGYYILLPMIIGFMSNFTFALGAEETYGLTQYFQFMFNLILPVSLLFELPVVILFLTTIRVVNPMILKKFRKYSILIFVTIAALVTPPDFISNILVSIPLIALYEISIWLSGFVYRKQKERDKEWEEEFAIIKTDD, encoded by the coding sequence ATGAATGATAAAGAAATGTCAATGGTGGATCACCTATCTGAGCTAAGAAAAAGGCTTATTTGGGTTATTTCCTTTTTTATCTTGTTTATGATCATAGGTTTTGTCGTAGCACCAACCCTTGTAGAACATTTAAAGAATGATCCAGCTGCGTCTAACATTTCGTGGCATGTATTTGGGTTCTCGGATGCTCTGCGGATCTATATGCAAGTGGCCTTTATCATTGCTGTTATACTGACGTTGCCTGTTATTTTATTTCATGTGTGGCGATTTATGTCTCCAGGACTTACCCAAGTGGAGCAGAGGGCCTTGCTGATTTATATTCCTTTTGCCATTATCTTACTGCTGTTGGGCTTAAGCTTCGGCTATTATATCTTACTTCCTATGATTATTGGGTTTATGTCCAACTTCACGTTTGCTTTGGGGGCAGAAGAAACCTACGGGCTAACGCAATATTTCCAGTTCATGTTTAACTTAATTCTTCCTGTCAGCTTGCTTTTTGAACTCCCAGTCGTCATTTTGTTTTTGACCACGATTCGGGTGGTCAACCCGATGATTCTTAAGAAGTTCCGCAAGTATTCTATATTGATCTTTGTCACCATCGCAGCTTTAGTTACCCCACCAGACTTTATATCCAATATTCTTGTCTCCATCCCGCTCATTGCGCTTTATGAGATTAGTATCTGGCTATCCGGATTCGTCTATCGCAAACAGAAGGAAAGAGACAAGGAATGGGAAGAAGAATTTGCGATTATTAAAACAGACGATTAA
- a CDS encoding redox-sensing transcriptional repressor Rex: MEQAIPKVTAKRLPIYFRYLHGLSSLGITRVSSAELSRSLNIDPATIRRDLSYLGALGRKGYGYDVEYLIQFLREFLKQDETTHVILVGVGNLGTALLQYDFLKNNAMIVAAFDNDPSKVGQKINGIPIYPLNDFVSVVEEEDALVAILTVPVHAAQDVTDQLVKSGIKGILNFTPTRLQVPEDIKIHYIDLSVELQSLVYFLKKNEPVVVEENE, from the coding sequence ATGGAACAAGCTATACCTAAAGTAACAGCGAAGAGACTTCCCATATATTTTCGATATCTTCACGGGCTTTCCTCATTGGGTATTACTAGGGTTTCTTCAGCAGAGCTCAGCCGGTCGCTGAATATTGATCCAGCAACAATACGTCGAGATCTTTCCTATTTAGGAGCGTTAGGGAGAAAAGGTTATGGGTATGATGTAGAGTATTTAATTCAATTTCTAAGAGAGTTCTTGAAGCAGGATGAAACAACCCATGTTATCCTCGTGGGAGTGGGAAATTTAGGTACCGCTCTCCTTCAGTATGACTTCTTAAAAAATAACGCGATGATAGTTGCCGCGTTTGATAATGATCCATCGAAGGTTGGACAAAAGATAAATGGAATCCCGATTTATCCTTTGAATGATTTTGTAAGTGTAGTGGAAGAGGAGGATGCATTAGTTGCTATCCTTACCGTGCCGGTACATGCAGCGCAAGATGTTACGGATCAACTTGTGAAATCTGGAATTAAGGGAATCCTAAATTTTACCCCGACTAGATTGCAAGTACCCGAGGATATAAAAATTCATTATATCGATCTTAGCGTTGAGTTGCAGTCGCTTGTCTACTTTTTGAAAAAAAATGAACCGGTGGTCGTAGAAGAAAATGAATGA
- a CDS encoding molybdopterin-binding protein gives MVKSSYLIEVPVEQAVGMRLGHDLTRILPGEFKGRAFKAGHEITPEDIPLLLDIGKRHIYIMDIPVGYLHENEGAERMAKALAGGEILLTEPVEGKVTLKSKIHGLLKVRADIVHQVNELEGISLSTLVDNQVVQPGQSLAGVRPIPLIIEEGKILAVERLAEQSALSVKPFKPMRVGVVTTGSEVYTGRIQDKFGPVIRAKLKAFGSEVIEQRLANDDAEQIQNEIRYFIDKKVDLILVTGGMSVDPDDRTPGAIKGVGAEVVRYGTPMLPGSMLLMAYYGDIPIMGLPGCVMHDPHTSFDVFLPRILAGEKITAKDITSMGYGGFHSC, from the coding sequence GTGGTGAAATCTTCGTACTTGATAGAAGTGCCAGTTGAACAAGCTGTGGGAATGAGACTCGGTCATGACTTGACTCGTATTCTCCCAGGTGAGTTTAAAGGAAGAGCATTTAAGGCGGGGCATGAAATCACACCAGAAGATATACCTCTATTGTTAGACATCGGAAAAAGACATATTTATATCATGGACATACCTGTTGGCTACCTTCATGAGAATGAGGGAGCGGAAAGAATGGCGAAGGCACTAGCGGGGGGCGAAATCCTCTTAACAGAGCCAGTCGAAGGAAAAGTGACACTTAAATCCAAGATACATGGTTTGCTCAAGGTTCGAGCAGATATTGTTCACCAGGTCAATGAACTAGAAGGAATCTCTTTATCTACCTTAGTAGATAATCAAGTGGTCCAACCGGGTCAATCCTTGGCTGGTGTTCGGCCCATCCCATTGATTATTGAGGAAGGCAAGATTCTGGCAGTTGAACGATTAGCAGAACAATCTGCTCTCTCCGTGAAGCCCTTTAAGCCTATGAGGGTGGGGGTCGTAACAACGGGAAGTGAGGTTTATACCGGAAGAATTCAGGACAAGTTTGGTCCTGTCATCCGGGCGAAGCTTAAGGCTTTCGGCTCTGAAGTAATAGAGCAAAGACTTGCGAATGATGATGCCGAGCAGATTCAGAATGAGATAAGGTACTTTATCGATAAAAAGGTTGACTTGATCCTCGTGACTGGAGGAATGTCGGTGGATCCTGACGATCGTACACCTGGCGCAATCAAAGGGGTAGGAGCTGAAGTGGTCCGCTACGGAACCCCTATGCTTCCAGGCTCTATGCTGCTGATGGCCTATTACGGGGATATTCCGATCATGGGACTACCAGGATGCGTAATGCATGATCCGCATACTTCCTTTGATGTGTTCTTGCCTAGAATTCTTGCGGGAGAGAAGATCACAGCCAAAGATATTACCTCCATGGGCTACGGAGGATTTCATTCGTGTTAG
- a CDS encoding molybdenum cofactor biosynthesis protein B, whose translation MSVYKIGVVTASNSIYRGERENDSVEKLIELLKKHLDSEIHIHRTVPDSIEMLKETMIELTDRERVDLLLTVGGTGLSPEDVTPEATEGVIDRHVPGLAEEMRRASLANSRRAMLTRAISGTRGNTLIVNFPGNPKGVEECFTAICDQIPHAINIIHGNVGVGSITREEKW comes from the coding sequence ATGTCTGTATATAAAATTGGTGTTGTCACAGCGAGCAATTCGATTTATCGAGGAGAAAGAGAAAACGATAGCGTAGAAAAGCTAATTGAGTTGCTAAAGAAGCACTTAGATAGTGAGATACATATTCATCGCACTGTTCCCGATAGCATCGAGATGCTGAAGGAGACTATGATTGAGCTAACGGATAGAGAAAGAGTGGATTTACTTTTAACCGTTGGTGGAACGGGACTTAGTCCGGAGGATGTGACTCCTGAAGCTACAGAAGGGGTTATCGATCGCCATGTTCCAGGACTAGCGGAAGAGATGAGAAGGGCATCTCTTGCGAATTCTCGTCGTGCGATGCTCACTCGTGCGATTTCAGGTACACGAGGCAACACCCTAATTGTGAACTTTCCTGGCAACCCTAAGGGAGTGGAAGAGTGTTTTACAGCTATATGCGACCAGATTCCACATGCGATTAATATCATTCATGGGAATGTGGGGGTTGGATCTATTACAAGGGAGGAAAAGTGGTGA
- a CDS encoding 5-formyltetrahydrofolate cyclo-ligase, with protein sequence MSKKWLRKQILSKRSQIESSIRKKKSEQIVRQILDNQSYKEAKTLFSFVPFGDEVDIRELLSTALQEGKEVVIPKTFVEKKEMVPYLFRGWETLVPGIYGILEPDPEISPTANLEKIDLIIMPGVAFDHNGGRLGYGGGYYDRFLSKLPKLPRMIAPCFVEQIVESIPMDDHDFRMETIVTDEGWIDCINSF encoded by the coding sequence GTGAGCAAAAAATGGTTAAGAAAGCAAATACTATCCAAGAGAAGTCAGATAGAGAGCAGTATAAGAAAGAAAAAGTCTGAGCAAATTGTTCGTCAAATATTAGATAACCAAAGCTATAAAGAAGCAAAAACTTTGTTTTCCTTTGTCCCTTTTGGGGATGAAGTGGATATTCGTGAGCTGTTATCGACGGCCTTGCAAGAGGGAAAAGAAGTCGTTATTCCGAAGACGTTTGTAGAAAAAAAAGAAATGGTTCCTTACCTGTTTAGGGGATGGGAAACCTTAGTTCCGGGAATCTATGGCATCTTAGAGCCTGACCCCGAAATATCACCGACAGCGAATCTAGAGAAAATAGATCTTATTATTATGCCAGGTGTAGCTTTTGACCATAATGGTGGAAGACTTGGGTATGGAGGGGGCTACTATGATCGTTTTTTGTCAAAGCTTCCTAAACTGCCAAGGATGATCGCACCTTGTTTTGTAGAACAAATCGTAGAATCCATTCCAATGGATGACCATGACTTCCGGATGGAAACCATTGTTACGGACGAGGGATGGATTGACTGTATAAATTCGTTTTAA
- the abc-f gene encoding ribosomal protection-like ABC-F family protein — protein sequence MILLQAVDISKSFAAEPILSGINLQIQTGERIGLVGVNGAGKSTLLKIITGQFLPDTGDIRKGKDVQLGYLAQDSGLESVKTIWDEMISVFSSLRNMENDLRALESKMGDPMPEKDYEQLLSQYSSLSERFKELGGYQYEANIRSILHGLRFYEEDYQTLISSLSGGQKTRLALCKLLLTTPDILVLDEPTNYLDIETLTWLERYLHNYTGAVLVVSHDRYFLDALVTVIYEIERTECRRFVGNYSKYLDLKAEDIERQLAMFEKQQSEINRLEDFIARNIARASTTKRAQSRRKMLDKIDRVNRPITADKRVSFSFDIDRVSGNEVLKIKDLSVGYKDKKLSSGLTFQLDRGERIALLGPNGIGKSTLLKTVVGELQPLAGSISLGSNVSIGYYDQEQKELNLDKTVLHELWDDYPQMLEKDIRTVLGNFLFSGDDVLKKISSLSGGEKARVSLAKLMLQNSNFLILDEPTNHLDIYSKEVLENALEDYPGTILFVSHDRYFLNKMASRVIELAPHGAVSYLGNYEYYLEKKTEMEELGKAAQPTAADTTEDKGRRNSDKESFFQDKEQQKKERQRQRKIEEIEKKIEALEVEIAHFQDLLCQPETFADPVKAHQINQELEAKNQSLESLMEEWESLQE from the coding sequence ATGATTTTATTACAAGCAGTTGACATTTCCAAATCGTTTGCTGCAGAACCCATACTCAGCGGAATAAACCTGCAGATTCAAACCGGCGAGAGAATTGGACTTGTCGGAGTTAATGGAGCAGGAAAATCTACACTTCTAAAGATTATTACTGGGCAATTCCTTCCAGATACCGGAGATATTCGTAAAGGTAAAGATGTTCAACTAGGATACCTCGCTCAAGACAGTGGACTAGAATCCGTCAAAACCATATGGGACGAGATGATTTCTGTCTTCTCTTCTTTGCGTAATATGGAAAACGACCTTCGTGCTCTCGAAAGCAAGATGGGCGATCCGATGCCAGAGAAAGATTATGAACAACTCTTAAGCCAATACTCTTCTCTCTCCGAGCGCTTTAAGGAGCTTGGCGGCTACCAATATGAGGCGAATATCCGAAGCATTCTTCATGGTTTAAGATTCTACGAAGAAGACTACCAGACCTTGATCTCCTCTCTCAGCGGTGGTCAGAAGACTCGGTTAGCCTTGTGCAAATTGCTTTTAACAACTCCAGACATTCTCGTATTGGACGAGCCGACCAACTACTTAGATATCGAAACTTTAACTTGGTTGGAAAGGTATCTGCACAACTACACGGGTGCCGTTCTCGTAGTATCCCATGACCGCTACTTCCTAGATGCCCTGGTTACGGTGATCTATGAGATTGAGCGGACGGAATGTAGAAGATTTGTTGGGAATTACTCCAAGTATCTTGATCTAAAAGCAGAAGATATCGAGCGGCAATTAGCGATGTTTGAGAAGCAACAATCCGAGATTAATCGCCTTGAAGACTTCATTGCCCGCAACATTGCCCGAGCCTCAACAACCAAGAGAGCCCAAAGCAGGAGAAAAATGCTCGATAAGATTGATAGAGTGAACCGTCCGATCACGGCGGACAAGCGAGTCTCCTTTTCCTTTGATATCGACCGGGTAAGTGGAAACGAAGTGTTAAAAATCAAAGATTTATCTGTAGGCTATAAGGACAAAAAGCTCAGCTCTGGGCTCACCTTCCAGTTAGACCGGGGAGAGCGTATCGCTTTACTCGGCCCGAATGGGATAGGAAAATCTACTCTTTTAAAGACCGTAGTCGGTGAATTGCAGCCTTTAGCTGGTTCTATCTCTCTTGGCTCTAATGTATCTATAGGATACTATGACCAGGAGCAAAAAGAACTGAATCTTGACAAAACCGTTCTACATGAGCTCTGGGATGATTACCCTCAGATGCTTGAGAAGGATATTCGTACGGTGCTAGGCAACTTTTTATTCAGTGGCGATGATGTGCTGAAGAAAATATCTTCCTTAAGCGGCGGAGAAAAAGCAAGAGTCAGCCTAGCTAAGCTCATGCTTCAGAACTCTAACTTTCTCATTCTCGATGAGCCAACCAACCACTTAGACATTTACAGTAAAGAAGTGCTAGAGAATGCCTTAGAGGACTACCCTGGTACTATTTTATTCGTGTCTCATGACCGTTATTTCTTAAATAAAATGGCGAGTCGAGTGATTGAGCTTGCGCCCCACGGAGCCGTGAGCTACTTAGGGAATTACGAATATTATCTTGAGAAGAAAACGGAAATGGAAGAGCTCGGGAAGGCAGCTCAGCCTACTGCTGCTGACACCACAGAAGATAAAGGTCGGAGAAACTCCGACAAAGAATCCTTCTTCCAAGATAAGGAACAACAAAAGAAAGAACGGCAACGCCAGCGCAAGATCGAGGAAATCGAGAAGAAAATTGAAGCGCTTGAAGTAGAGATTGCTCACTTTCAAGACCTTCTCTGTCAACCCGAAACCTTCGCCGATCCGGTGAAAGCTCACCAGATCAACCAAGAGCTTGAAGCGAAAAACCAGAGCTTAGAATCCTTGATGGAAGAGTGGGAGTCGTTACAGGAATAG